Proteins from a genomic interval of Papaver somniferum cultivar HN1 chromosome 4, ASM357369v1, whole genome shotgun sequence:
- the LOC113272480 gene encoding uncharacterized protein LOC113272480 has protein sequence MNSIIQKIISPQQCAFIKGGNIHEQVLLAYEMVNEMNIKRRGGNVGLKLDISQAYDTLSWNFLTSTMKKYGFSDKFCHWIHVLLQTTKISIILNGGPIGYFGVGRGVIQGDPLSRIIYILAADTQDGKIQPMVIRRGIYPSHIFFADDIFIFCNGCKTTLLHLKNLLLEYQNASCQVVSADKSKCFVDGTTPTRQNQIVELMNMRLSSFPDKYLGVILVQGKFKAEHLWAFLDMLQRRLASWIGLCLISKKEWVLQDFENNSRWIVGKGDNISVWKDPWILESSILSHFPTTDNIQQHINMKVSELIQNNTWVIPEEILTFINIDDLPPLSLKEDKLIWIGNQNGEFTVSCAVNAVRTKQPKMKWKVKTVRAIECFFYLPEDGITLLCCDGASRGNPCYSGYGFIARDSSGNFLTAESGGLGITTNFVAEILGTISALEWALIHLKDKLIINSDSTAAINAFMKNNLPLFVLSRWQIICNKVKSIHFNHVYREINFSANFFSKKGVYLDKGKSVKFATRPPNMLKMEFPGTPYYIFA, from the exons ATGAATTCTATTATTCAAAAGATCATATCCCCTCAGCAATGTGCCTTCATCAAAGGGGGAAACATCCATGAACAGGTCTTGTTGGCATATGAGATGGTAAATGAAATGAATATAAAGAGGAGAGGAGGAAATGTGGGCCTTAAACTTGATATATCCCAAGCATATGACACTCTCAGCTGGAATTTCCTAACATCTACTATGAAGAAATATGGGTTTTCTGATAAATTTTGTCATTGGATTCATGTGCTGCTACAAACCACTAAGATCTCTATTATTCTCAATGGTGGACCTATTGGATACTTTGGTGTGGGTAGAGGAGTTATACAGGGGGACCCCTTATCCCGTATCATATACATCTTGGCAGCAGATACGCAAGATGGTAAAATTCAGCCTATGGTCATAAGAAGAGGTATTTATCCTTCTCatattttctttgctgatgacatcttcatcttctgtaaTGGATGCAAAACAACTCTATTACATCTTAAAAACCTATTGTTAGAATACCAAAATGCTTCATGTCAAGTTGTTAGTGCTGATAAGAGTAAATGCTTTGTAGATGGCACTACTCCTACTAGACAAAATCAGATTGTTGAATTGATGAATATGAGATTATCTTCCTTCCCAGATAAATATCTAGGAGTAATCTTAGTTCAAGGAAAATTTAAGGCTGAACATTTATGGGCTTTTTTAGATATGCTTCAAAGAAGACTAGCTAGTTGGATTGGTCTTTGCCTAATTTCCAAGAAAGA ATGGGTTCTACAGGATTTTGAGAACAATTCAAGATGGATAGTAGGGAAGGGGGATAATATATCTGTATGGAAAGATCCATGGATATTGGAATCCAGTATATTGAGTCATTTTCCTACAACTGACAACATTCAACAACATATTAACATGAAAGTCAGTGAACTGATTCAGAATAATACTTGGGTGATACCTGAGGAAATACTGACTTTTATCAATATAGATGACCTTCCTCCTCTCTCTCTGAAAGAAGACAAACTAATATGGATTGGAAATCAAAATGGGGAATTCACAGTTTCATGTGCAGTAAATGCTGTCAGGACAAAACAACCAAAAATGAAGTG GAAAGTAAAAACTGTAAGAGCTATTGAATGTTTTTTCTATCTGCCTGAAGATGGAATTACTCTGCTTTGTTGTGACGGGGCTTCAAGGGGAAATCCTTGCTATTCAGGGTATGGTTTTATAGCAAGAGATAGCTCTGGAAACTTTCTTACAGCAGAATCTGGTGGCCTGGGCATTACCACAAACTTTGTTGCAGAGATACTGGGTACTATCAGTGCTTTAGAATGGGCATTAATACACCTCAAAGATAAGTTGATTATTAACTCTGATTCTACTGCAGCTATTAATGCTTTCATGAAGAATAACCTCCCCTTGTTTGTACTGAGCAGATGGCAAATAATATGCAACAAGGTAAAATCTATCCATTTTAATCATGTATATAGAGAAATAAACTTCTCTGCAAATTTCTTTTCTAAGAAAGGAGTATATCTAGATAAGGGGAAATCTGTAAAATTTGCTACTAGACCTCCAAACATGCTCAAAATGGAGTTCCCTGGTACTCCATACTACATATTTGCTTGA
- the LOC113272478 gene encoding uncharacterized protein LOC113272478 has product MPEHSALQRVNQFGFQNHCIVASVGKVEDCGNFHAIVSGDENFGGLPALNSNIPYFNNFIKPNHLIDLGYKGPAYTWTNGRDIEGLIRQRLDRVLENPEWCTGFHNATVLHLHRMDEEEDIQSTLRKLGSFLTELNRRRIGCVKHKITILKPKLLMIQAWRPSSSNIQKEKLVVAELKKYPIMEATYWDQRMKRQWAKSGDQNTRYLHLYVRKRRRTKTIIHLLKDDQTWMSDQGEISRQLTHHFQTLFQETTSPDPPQFIIQGHAVFNLDNDVLCNQDGFFHFTRTGWLFSHVLQEVLGYGL; this is encoded by the exons ATGCCAGAGCATTCTGCATTACAACGAGTTaatcagtttggttttcaaaaccattgTATTGTTGCTTCTGTGGGGAAAGTGGAGGATTGTG GTAATTTTCATGCTATTGTTTCCGGTGATGAAAATTTTGGTGGTCTACCGGCTTTGAACTCAAACATTCCATACTTCAATAACTTTATAAAACCGAATCATCTAATCGATTTAGGATATAAGGGGCCTGCTTATACATGGACAAACGGAAGAGATATCGAGGGTTTAATTCGTCAGCGTCTAGATAGAGTTCTAGAAAATCCAGAATGGTGCACTGGCTTTCACAACGCGACAGTACTACATCTACATAGAATG GATGAGGAAGAGGATATTCAGTCGACGTTGAGAAAGCTTGGATCTTTTCTAACTGAATTGAATCGTAGAAGGATAGGTTGTGTCAAGCATAAAATAACTATTCTGAAACCAAAATTATTAATGATACAAGCTTGGCGTCCATCTTCATCTAATATTCAAAAAGAAAAGCTGGTGGTTGCTGAACTTAAAAAATATCCTATTATGGAGGCAACATATTGGGATCAGCGTATGAAACGACAATGGGCAAAGAGTGGTGATCAGAATACGCGATACTTACACCTATATGTTCGAAAAAGACGTCGGACAAAAACCATCATTCATCTTCTAAAGGATGATCAAACGTGGATGTCAGATCAAGGGGAAATATCACGTCAACTTACACATCACTTCCAAACATTATTTCAAGAAACAACTTCGCCAGATCCTCCTCAATTCATCATTCAGGGTCATGCAGTTTTTAACCTGGATAATGATGTATTATGTAATCAAGATGGGTTCTTTCACTTCACCAGGACCGGATGGTTATTCTCCCATGTTCTGCAAGAAGTGTTGGGATACGGTTTGTAA
- the LOC113275391 gene encoding uncharacterized protein LOC113275391 isoform X2: MAIRKLAVIIDSNSNEDEYLLVKQTPPPKFGEEEYDSCIDSDLWDLPSTTLNPLVGGVSHKSEFYIKNAESCCSKLNLKIFDVESALKQVLSEVGFQGRGGICEKWVFRKYDEEAEFGPGPPTQTVFIFGKLGAEIEMIPNVSKWMSIQSCRNLLLEVNPNSDRVGPLTAVGLLNDHLHCGRCKVPSPLRYQEYPPGVTLVPMKSKTQKPFLTTNLVVIAPDNVTGSRGGSDFSVYGDALIMDPGCCSEGHTELMEIVVSLPRKLVVFVTHHHYDHVEGLSVIQKCNPDATLLAHENTMRRIGKDHWSLGYTAISGAEAICIGGERLNVISAPGHTDGHMALLHVRTNSLIVGDHCVGQGSAILDIQAGGNMKDYFETTYKFLELSPHALIPMHGKVNLWPKHMLCGYLKNRRNREMSILKAMEGGAETLFDIVAKVYSDVDPSYWIPASSNVRIHVEHLAQQDKLPKGFLESFSHSCHAFTDKLRIHHETLTRRVAL, encoded by the exons ATGGCGATTCGCAAGCTTGCAGTTATAATCGACAGCAATTCCAATGAGGATGAGTATCTCCTTGTGAAACAAACTCCACCACCAAAATTTGGCGAAGAAGAATACGATTCTTGCATTGATTCTGATCTATGGGACTTACCTTCTACTACATTAAACCCCTTGGTAGGAGGAGTATCTCACAAGTCTGAATTTTACATAAAAAATGCGGAATCTTGTTGTTCCAAGttgaatttgaaaatatttgatgtTGAATCGGCTCTCAAACAG GTTCTATCAGAAGTGGGTTTTCAAGGAAGGGGAGGAATTTGTGAAAAATGGGTGTTTCGGAAATATGATGAAGAGGCTGAATTTGGTCCTGGACCTCCTACTCAAACAGTTTTTATCTTCGGGAAGTTGGGGGCTGAAATTGAGATGATACCaa ATGTTTCTAAATGGATGTCTATCCAGAGTTGCAGAAATTTGTTATTGGAAGTGAACCCTAATAGTGATCGTGTTGGACCTTTGACGGCTGTTGGGCTTCTAAATGATCATCTGCATTGTGGAAGGTGCAAAGTCCCTTCTCCTTTGCGTTACCAG GAGTACCCTCCAGGTGTCACACTTGTGCCAATGAAAAGCAAAACTCAAAAGCCGTTCCTTACAACAAACTTAGTTGTAATTGCACCGGATAATGTGACTGGTAGCCGTGGAGGTTCAGATTTTTCGGTGTATGGAGATGCACTGATAATGGATCCAGGGTGCTGTTCTGAGGGTCATACAGAG CTTATGGAAATTGTCGTCTCTTTGCCACGGAAGTTGGTGGTTTTTGTTACTCATCACCACTACGATCATGTTGAAG GTCTCTCGGTTATTCAAAAATGCAATCCAGATGCTACTCTTCTAGCACATGAGAACACCATGCGTCGTATTGGAAAAG ATCATTGGTCTCTTGGTTATACAGCAATATCAGGAGCTGAAGCGATTTGCATTGGTGGTGAACGGTTAAATGTCATTTCTGCTCCG GGGCATACAGATGGTCATATGGCTTTGCTTCATGTTAGAACGAACTCACTGATTGTGGGGGATCATTGTGTCGG TCAAGGAAGTGCGATCCTGGATATTCAAGCTGGTGGAAACATGAAG GATTACTTTGAAACAACTTACAAGTTCTTGGAGCTCTCACCTCACGCTTTAATCCCAATGCACGGGAAAGTCAACCTCTGGCCAAAGCACATGCTTTGCGGATATCTCAA gaACAGAAGAAACAGGGAAATGTCCATTTTGAAAGCCATGGAAGGTGGAGCGGAGACATTGTTTGACATAGTCGCGAAGGTATATTCTGATGTTGATCCCAGTTACTGGATTCCTGCTTCATCAAATGTGCGGATTCACGTTGAGCATTTGGCTCAACAAGATAAGTTACCAAAG GGCTTCTTAGAAAGCTTCAGTCACAGTTGCCATGCATTTACTGATAAACTGCGTATTCATCATGAAACTCTAACGAGGAGAGTCGCTCTCTAG
- the LOC113275391 gene encoding uncharacterized protein LOC113275391 isoform X1, which yields MAIRKLAVIIDSNSNEDEYLLVKQTPPPKFGEEEYDSCIDSDLWDLPSTTLNPLVGGVSHKSEFYIKNAESCCSKLNLKIFDVESALKQVLSEVGFQGRGGICEKWVFRKYDEEAEFGPGPPTQTVFIFGKLGAEIEMIPNVSKWMSIQSCRNLLLEVNPNSDRVGPLTAVGLLNDHLHCGRCKVPSPLRYQEYPPGVTLVPMKSKTQKPFLTTNLVVIAPDNVTGSRGGSDFSVYGDALIMDPGCCSEGHTELMEIVVSLPRKLVVFVTHHHYDHVEGLSVIQKCNPDATLLAHENTMRRIGKDHWSLGYTAISGAEAICIGGERLNVISAPGHTDGHMALLHVRTNSLIVGDHCVGQGSAILDIQAGGNMKDYFETTYKFLELSPHALIPMHGKVNLWPKHMLCGYLKNRRNREMSILKAMEGGAETLFDIVAKVYSDVDPSYWIPASSNVRIHVEHLAQQDKLPKDFSVEKFQSTCRLLFLQRWIWVFLKNGASFQYQKLGKVKLFFATAVAGFAMLYAVKRKIVTK from the exons ATGGCGATTCGCAAGCTTGCAGTTATAATCGACAGCAATTCCAATGAGGATGAGTATCTCCTTGTGAAACAAACTCCACCACCAAAATTTGGCGAAGAAGAATACGATTCTTGCATTGATTCTGATCTATGGGACTTACCTTCTACTACATTAAACCCCTTGGTAGGAGGAGTATCTCACAAGTCTGAATTTTACATAAAAAATGCGGAATCTTGTTGTTCCAAGttgaatttgaaaatatttgatgtTGAATCGGCTCTCAAACAG GTTCTATCAGAAGTGGGTTTTCAAGGAAGGGGAGGAATTTGTGAAAAATGGGTGTTTCGGAAATATGATGAAGAGGCTGAATTTGGTCCTGGACCTCCTACTCAAACAGTTTTTATCTTCGGGAAGTTGGGGGCTGAAATTGAGATGATACCaa ATGTTTCTAAATGGATGTCTATCCAGAGTTGCAGAAATTTGTTATTGGAAGTGAACCCTAATAGTGATCGTGTTGGACCTTTGACGGCTGTTGGGCTTCTAAATGATCATCTGCATTGTGGAAGGTGCAAAGTCCCTTCTCCTTTGCGTTACCAG GAGTACCCTCCAGGTGTCACACTTGTGCCAATGAAAAGCAAAACTCAAAAGCCGTTCCTTACAACAAACTTAGTTGTAATTGCACCGGATAATGTGACTGGTAGCCGTGGAGGTTCAGATTTTTCGGTGTATGGAGATGCACTGATAATGGATCCAGGGTGCTGTTCTGAGGGTCATACAGAG CTTATGGAAATTGTCGTCTCTTTGCCACGGAAGTTGGTGGTTTTTGTTACTCATCACCACTACGATCATGTTGAAG GTCTCTCGGTTATTCAAAAATGCAATCCAGATGCTACTCTTCTAGCACATGAGAACACCATGCGTCGTATTGGAAAAG ATCATTGGTCTCTTGGTTATACAGCAATATCAGGAGCTGAAGCGATTTGCATTGGTGGTGAACGGTTAAATGTCATTTCTGCTCCG GGGCATACAGATGGTCATATGGCTTTGCTTCATGTTAGAACGAACTCACTGATTGTGGGGGATCATTGTGTCGG TCAAGGAAGTGCGATCCTGGATATTCAAGCTGGTGGAAACATGAAG GATTACTTTGAAACAACTTACAAGTTCTTGGAGCTCTCACCTCACGCTTTAATCCCAATGCACGGGAAAGTCAACCTCTGGCCAAAGCACATGCTTTGCGGATATCTCAA gaACAGAAGAAACAGGGAAATGTCCATTTTGAAAGCCATGGAAGGTGGAGCGGAGACATTGTTTGACATAGTCGCGAAGGTATATTCTGATGTTGATCCCAGTTACTGGATTCCTGCTTCATCAAATGTGCGGATTCACGTTGAGCATTTGGCTCAACAAGATAAGTTACCAAAG GATTTTTCGGTGGAGAAATTCCAGTCAACTTGCCGCCTTCTTTTTCTACAACGGTGGATATGGGTATTCCTGAAAAATGGCGCTTCTTTCCAATATCAGAAGCTTGGCAAAGTTAAACTCTTTTTTGCCACTGCTGTGGCGGGGTTTGCTATGTTGTATGCTGTCAAACGTAAGATAGTGACCAAATAA
- the LOC113275392 gene encoding zinc finger protein 830-like has product MSSKALYRSKLKEAALKRDKRIDSALVRYNESDQPVCRVCDVVLKSESQWAAHQASRKHHEEIKNIRATAAAKSMPPPGSTPKTRTPAASLPEDFFDKNDPKRQKTGLGTESPHFREVDTEGRREIKAAKGTLPKGFFDKKDGETSGHVGSEVKPLKKALPENFFDKDDADTTKVYPEIVHRGSHTDGFSRKTDNVHAKRKMGDADVKQVKGALPMGFFDDKEADLRAHGIQPVKVDPEDKLKEFEKSIQEDVHEVDERMVEEEIDAAEIREGEESLAQKEYRERVEMLKKKQLELKAATLNTPKASGADKSSSDEDIDESSSDSDDDDVLDWRKQGF; this is encoded by the exons ATGAGCTCCAAGGCATTATATCGATCTAAATTGAAAGAAGCTGCACTAAAACGGGATAAACGCATTGATTCTGCACTAGTTAG GTACAATGAATCTGATCAACCTGTTTGTCGTGTTTGCGACGTCGTTTTAAAGTCTGAGTCCCAATGGGCTGCACATCAAGCTTCTCGTAAACATCATGAG GAAATTAAGAATATCAGGGCTACCGCAGCTGCAAAATCCATGCCACCGCCAGGGTCTACTCCTAAAACCCGTACTCCAGCAGCCTCTCTGCCAGAAGATTTTTTTGATAAGAATGACCCGAAAAGACAAAAAACTG GGTTGGGTACTGAATCCCCCCATTTTAGAGAAGTTGATACAGAAGGGAGAAGAGAAATTAAGGCAGCGAAGGGAACTCTTCCTAAAggtttttttgacaaaaaggatgGTGAAACAAGTGGACACGTGGGTTCAGAAGTTAAGCCATTGAAGAAAGCGCTtcctgaaaatttctttgataagGATGATGCTGACACAACGAAAGTCTATCCTGAAATTGTGCACAGAGGTTCCcacactgatgggttttctcgtAAGACAGATAATGTTCATGCAAAACGAAAAATGGGCGATGCAGATGTGAAGCAAGTTAAGGGAGCTCTGCCCATGGGCTTTTTTGATGATAAGGAAGCTGATTTACGAGCTCATGGTATCCAGCCTGTTAAAGTTGATCCAGA GGACAAGTTAAAGGAATTTGAGAAGTCGATTCAAGAGGACGTGCATGAAGTGGATGAACGTATGGTAGAAGAAGAG ATAGATGCAGCTGAGATTAGAGAAGGGGAGGAGTCTTTGGCGCAAAA GGAATATAGAGAGAGGGTGGAAATGTTAAAGAAAAAGCAACTAGAGTTGAAGGCTGCTACGCTTAATACGCCAAAAGCTTCAGGTGCTGACAAATCTTCaagtgatgaagacattgatgagtcatcaagtgactcagatgatgatgatgtactTGATTGGAGAAAACAAGGGTTTTGA
- the LOC113272479 gene encoding F-box/kelch-repeat protein At1g57790-like encodes MRKLETDKHAAEVTVPCTISMLEALPSSETKYVSPWLVFFTDNGTMHNFVDPMHNHNKHLTKVVSELLVGATIRFWKSGWLLMTKGMKKVFFYKPFTKEIIQLLDIPGDRPYDFAGITFSSLPTSSDCVVFPISHWPSTHVEVFSIARGMESWSSKFLHHTKLDKDESFTHVCLTIRFTTTELCMVLTIAAR; translated from the coding sequence ATGAGGAAGCTGGAGACTGACAAACATGCTGCAGAGGTGACGGTACCATGCACAATTTCCATGTTAGAAGCCTTACCATCTTCTGAGACCAAATATGTTTCTCCATGGTTGGTTTTCTTCACAGACAACGGCACCATGCACAATTTCGTGGATCCGATGCATAACCACAACAAGCACCTCACAAAGGTTGTCTCTGAGTTGTTAGTAGGTGCCACAATTCGTTTCTGGAAGAGCGGTTGGCTACTAATGACTAAAGGCATGAAAAAGGTATTCTTCTACAAACCTTTCACAAAAGAGATCATCCAACTTCTGGACATACCAGGGGATCGCCCTTATGACTTTGCAGGAATAACATTCTCATCCTTACCGACTTCCTCAGACTGTGTagttttccccatttcccactggCCCTCTACCCACGTCGAAGTCTTCTCAATTGCACGAGGTATGGAGTCATGGAGTTCTAAATTTCTACATCACACCAAGTTGGATAAAGACGAGTCATTTACCCATGTATGCTTAACAATCCGGTTTACTACGACGGAACTTTGCATGGTCTTGACAATAGCGGCGCGTTAG